A window from Mesorhizobium sp. WSM2240 encodes these proteins:
- a CDS encoding sarcosine oxidase subunit gamma — MADSSTMAGFEMAADDCVIVQFEGWDGAMAQFEAELRRMLDGPLPNEVGETVRHDRWVVIRVAPRRFWLLGDDPLPIRNIDPELGCTLPLGEGRVRLRLFGGDIKHVLERCVAVDWKTLGEGRAVQTGLHRVPILLLRRSAFECDLLVPRSFSRSLIEWIVDAAAGLNRAIYASPRTDALSSAHASDGLVRQSE; from the coding sequence GTGGCTGATAGCTCAACCATGGCGGGATTCGAAATGGCGGCGGATGATTGCGTGATCGTCCAGTTTGAGGGCTGGGACGGGGCGATGGCGCAATTTGAGGCGGAACTGCGCCGGATGCTGGACGGGCCGCTGCCGAACGAAGTTGGCGAGACCGTTCGTCATGACAGATGGGTCGTGATCCGCGTTGCGCCACGCAGGTTCTGGTTGCTTGGCGATGACCCGCTGCCCATTAGGAATATCGATCCGGAACTTGGCTGCACGCTGCCGCTCGGTGAAGGCAGGGTGCGGCTGCGGCTTTTCGGCGGGGATATCAAACATGTTCTCGAGCGGTGCGTCGCGGTTGACTGGAAGACACTGGGTGAGGGACGGGCAGTCCAGACCGGCCTCCATCGCGTGCCAATCCTGCTGCTGCGCAGGAGTGCGTTCGAATGCGACCTACTCGTCCCGCGTAGCTTCAGCAGGAGTCTGATAGAGTGGATTGTGGACGCCGCAGCCGGGCTCAATAGAGCCATCTATGCGAGCCCGAGAACTGATGCTTTGTCATCAGCTCATGCAAGCGACGGACTGGTTAGACAGAGCGAATAG
- a CDS encoding N,N-dimethylformamidase beta subunit family domain-containing protein, whose translation MTKLPSDFPDFGLTPEERRFAERGHFYEWAGMDGARGEIWCYSDRFSYGPGDTVRLQVSSTAPRFTIEVVRDGGTETKIFKQSGIAARWQDTPDQCSVEGCGWETAFEFKIGEDWPSGAYHVKLTADGRDGRPIHCHHIVIVLPKGGRKPGRILQVAATGTWLAYNTWGGSNHYDGITGPNRNQYSPIVSTQRPWCRGFVVLPPEAPRVPLEMMMPPKTVPRHPHKEWAYATGHSKKYASAGWATYDSHFFRFAERAGYGVDLISQHELHFSPEILSDYDCIAFIGHDEYWTWEMRDAVDSYVDWGGRVARFAANFMWQTRLEDEGRQQVCYKYRARAEDPVYKEGDITRATNSWEAPEVGRPGAQTFGLNATNGIYVGWGGCLPRGVRGFPIYRPEHWAFAGTGIFYGDLLGAESHIYGYEVDGLDYEIRNGLPNPSPTSGAPDGLEILAVGMATLVEESADLAPEDQIMGDVDGRFVAELLLGEANNANMEKVKRGSGMIVNFKRGKGEVFHAGSCEWVAGLLRTDNMVERVTCNVLDRYLGLS comes from the coding sequence ATGACAAAGCTTCCGAGTGACTTTCCAGATTTCGGGCTGACGCCCGAGGAGAGGCGATTTGCGGAGCGCGGACATTTTTACGAATGGGCCGGTATGGATGGCGCGCGTGGCGAGATCTGGTGCTACAGCGACCGGTTTTCCTATGGTCCCGGGGATACGGTGCGGCTGCAGGTAAGTTCGACCGCGCCGCGCTTCACCATCGAGGTTGTGCGCGACGGCGGGACCGAGACAAAGATATTCAAGCAGAGCGGTATCGCCGCACGCTGGCAGGACACGCCGGACCAGTGCTCCGTCGAGGGTTGCGGCTGGGAAACTGCGTTCGAGTTTAAGATTGGCGAGGACTGGCCGTCCGGTGCCTACCACGTCAAGCTGACCGCCGATGGGCGCGATGGTCGGCCAATCCATTGTCATCACATTGTGATTGTGCTGCCCAAAGGCGGTCGCAAGCCGGGCCGCATCCTGCAGGTGGCGGCGACGGGAACGTGGCTTGCCTACAACACTTGGGGCGGCTCGAACCACTATGACGGCATCACCGGGCCGAACCGCAACCAGTATTCCCCCATCGTCTCCACACAGCGGCCATGGTGTAGAGGCTTTGTTGTACTTCCGCCGGAAGCGCCTCGTGTGCCGCTGGAAATGATGATGCCACCCAAGACGGTGCCGCGCCATCCACACAAGGAATGGGCATATGCCACCGGCCACTCGAAGAAATACGCCTCCGCCGGTTGGGCGACCTACGACAGCCACTTTTTCCGATTCGCGGAGCGCGCCGGATATGGTGTCGATCTCATCAGTCAGCACGAACTCCACTTCTCTCCCGAAATCCTATCCGACTATGACTGCATCGCCTTCATTGGCCATGACGAGTATTGGACTTGGGAAATGCGTGACGCGGTCGACTCTTATGTCGACTGGGGTGGCCGTGTGGCGCGTTTCGCTGCCAACTTCATGTGGCAAACCAGACTCGAGGACGAGGGACGTCAGCAGGTCTGTTACAAATACCGGGCGCGCGCCGAGGACCCGGTCTACAAGGAGGGCGACATCACCCGCGCCACCAATTCATGGGAAGCGCCGGAGGTCGGCCGGCCAGGCGCACAGACTTTTGGTCTCAACGCCACCAATGGCATCTATGTCGGCTGGGGCGGGTGCTTGCCGCGTGGCGTGCGCGGCTTCCCTATTTATCGGCCGGAGCATTGGGCGTTCGCCGGCACCGGGATCTTTTACGGCGACCTGCTCGGCGCCGAGAGTCACATCTACGGCTATGAGGTGGACGGCCTCGATTACGAAATCCGCAACGGCCTGCCTAATCCTTCGCCGACCAGCGGGGCGCCGGACGGGCTTGAAATCCTCGCCGTCGGCATGGCGACCCTGGTTGAAGAGAGCGCCGATCTGGCGCCAGAAGACCAGATAATGGGCGATGTGGACGGCCGGTTTGTCGCTGAATTGCTGCTCGGCGAGGCGAACAACGCCAATATGGAAAAAGTGAAGCGCGGAAGCGGGATGATCGTCAACTTCAAACGCGGCAAGGGCGAAGTGTTTCATGCCGGCAGCTGCGAATGGGTGGCGGGCCTTCTGAGAACCGACAACATGGTGGAACGTGTGACCTGCAACGTGCTTGATCGGTATCTTGGCCTCAGCTAG
- a CDS encoding sarcosine oxidase subunit delta — protein sequence MLRIECPCCGPRDHDEFRYGGDASAIRPAYDDPDFEAWYRHVFVRENPAGLHREYWQHVMGCRQWLVVERDTRNHAIASIRFGREMRA from the coding sequence ATGCTGCGCATCGAATGTCCCTGCTGCGGGCCGCGCGATCACGACGAGTTCCGCTATGGCGGAGACGCCTCGGCGATCCGGCCAGCGTATGACGATCCGGATTTTGAAGCCTGGTACCGTCACGTCTTCGTGCGCGAGAACCCGGCTGGGCTGCACCGCGAATATTGGCAGCACGTAATGGGGTGCCGGCAATGGCTGGTCGTCGAGCGCGATACGCGGAACCATGCCATCGCCTCGATCCGCTTCGGTCGGGAGATGCGCGCATGA
- a CDS encoding sarcosine oxidase subunit beta family protein, whose translation MHGYSALSILRNGLTGQRHWRRAWRSPDPKSAYDVVIVGGGGHGLATAFYLAENHGVRNVAVLEKGYIGGGNVGRNTTIVRSNYRLDGNTQFYEFSMKLWEDLSRALNFNVMFSQRGFLLIANSPGELDTFGYRANVMRLNGIDAELLDREEVRRMVPYLNFSEKALYPIHGGLLQGRAGTARHDAVAWGYARAADAHGVDIIQGCEVTGFVRQGERIVGVETTRGRIGAGKIGIAVAGHTSVLARKADLELPIESHILQAFVTEPIKPLVHHVVAYGADHFYVSQSDKGGLVFGGGLDGYNSYAQRGNLGVVREVAEAAIAMMPCISRLRILRHWGGVMDMTPDASPIICPAPIDGLYLNAGWCYGGFKATPASGWCFAHMLAKGEVHPLTAAYRLDRFRTGRTIDEAGAGPFAWLQ comes from the coding sequence ATGCACGGCTATTCGGCTCTTTCCATTCTTCGCAATGGGCTCACCGGCCAAAGGCACTGGCGGCGCGCCTGGCGATCGCCCGATCCGAAGTCCGCCTACGATGTTGTTATCGTGGGCGGCGGCGGGCACGGTCTGGCGACTGCTTTCTACCTCGCCGAAAACCACGGCGTCCGCAATGTTGCCGTGCTGGAGAAGGGCTATATCGGCGGCGGCAATGTCGGTCGGAACACCACAATCGTTCGGTCAAACTATCGGCTTGACGGCAATACCCAGTTCTACGAATTTTCGATGAAGCTGTGGGAGGACCTGTCGCGGGCGCTCAATTTCAATGTGATGTTCTCGCAGCGCGGCTTTTTGCTGATAGCCAATTCACCCGGCGAACTCGACACGTTCGGCTATCGCGCCAACGTCATGAGGCTGAACGGAATCGACGCTGAATTGCTTGATCGCGAGGAGGTGCGCCGGATGGTGCCTTATCTGAACTTTTCGGAAAAGGCGCTTTACCCGATTCACGGCGGGTTACTCCAGGGCCGTGCGGGTACCGCGCGCCATGACGCGGTGGCTTGGGGCTACGCGCGCGCCGCCGACGCCCACGGAGTCGACATCATCCAAGGCTGCGAGGTGACGGGCTTCGTCCGTCAGGGCGAGCGCATCGTGGGTGTCGAGACGACGAGGGGCCGAATCGGGGCGGGAAAAATTGGGATTGCGGTGGCGGGGCACACCTCGGTGCTCGCCCGGAAAGCCGACCTAGAACTGCCGATCGAAAGTCATATCCTCCAAGCCTTTGTGACCGAACCGATCAAGCCGCTGGTTCACCACGTGGTCGCCTATGGCGCCGACCACTTCTATGTCAGCCAGTCGGACAAGGGCGGGCTGGTGTTCGGCGGGGGCCTAGACGGTTATAATTCCTATGCGCAGCGTGGCAATCTCGGGGTCGTTCGTGAGGTCGCCGAGGCTGCGATCGCGATGATGCCCTGCATCTCGCGGCTACGCATCCTGCGACACTGGGGTGGCGTGATGGACATGACCCCCGACGCAAGCCCGATTATCTGCCCAGCGCCCATAGACGGACTCTACCTCAACGCTGGCTGGTGCTACGGCGGCTTCAAGGCCACACCCGCTTCGGGCTGGTGCTTTGCGCATATGCTCGCCAAGGGCGAAGTCCATCCGCTCACCGCCGCCTATCGGCTCGACCGCTTCCGCACCGGCCGCACGATCGACGAGGCAGGCGCCGGCCCATTCGCCTGGCTACAATAA
- a CDS encoding transporter substrate-binding domain-containing protein gives MNKFITMVGAAASLAIASVASSGQAEAGAVLDHVLATKTLTVAVGTDWGPISHLDENHELVGYDVDVANQIAKSLGVEAKFVTPGWDIITGGKWQGRWDVAMGQMVPTKARAEVFDFPAVYTWGPASAIVHKDSKATKLSDLEGKVVGVAGGTSAEAYANHDLTPAWENASPVHYQFKPGEVKTYGTTNIAFDDLRLGEGVRLDAVLTDTSIARDAIKSGYPLRILEPALFSAPGAIAVLPGDKEFSDKIAAAIKQMKDDGTLSKLSMKWYDADYSEEQ, from the coding sequence TTGCGTCCGTGGCTTCGTCGGGTCAGGCCGAGGCCGGCGCCGTGCTCGATCACGTACTCGCGACAAAGACGCTGACGGTGGCGGTCGGGACGGACTGGGGGCCGATCTCACATTTGGACGAAAACCATGAACTCGTTGGCTATGACGTGGATGTCGCCAATCAGATCGCAAAATCCCTCGGTGTGGAGGCCAAATTCGTGACGCCGGGCTGGGACATCATCACCGGAGGCAAGTGGCAGGGCCGTTGGGATGTTGCCATGGGTCAGATGGTGCCGACCAAGGCCCGAGCAGAAGTATTTGACTTCCCGGCTGTCTATACCTGGGGACCCGCTTCTGCCATCGTTCACAAGGACAGCAAGGCAACCAAGCTTTCCGACCTTGAGGGCAAGGTGGTCGGCGTTGCTGGGGGCACCTCGGCAGAGGCCTATGCCAATCATGATTTGACGCCGGCCTGGGAAAACGCCAGCCCGGTTCACTATCAATTCAAGCCGGGCGAGGTGAAGACTTACGGAACTACCAACATTGCATTTGATGACCTTCGCCTCGGCGAAGGCGTTCGCCTTGATGCTGTTCTCACAGACACTTCGATCGCGCGCGATGCGATCAAGTCTGGCTACCCCTTGAGGATTCTTGAGCCGGCGCTGTTCTCCGCGCCGGGAGCTATCGCGGTTCTGCCTGGCGACAAGGAATTCAGCGACAAGATTGCGGCGGCGATTAAGCAAATGAAGGACGATGGCACGCTCTCCAAGCTTTCGATGAAGTGGTACGACGCCGATTACTCTGAGGAACAGTGA
- a CDS encoding amino acid ABC transporter ATP-binding protein: protein MPYPEQSSGRKSSSQRQVAVSEAIIEAKNVSKWYGAFRALTDINLTVRKGERVVICGPSGSGKSTLVRCFNRLEAHQEGEITVNGIRLHSKMRDVAEVRKNVGMVFQHFNLFPHMTVLMNCMAAPMWIKGVPEAEARKIALKFLERVRIPEQANKFPGQLSGGQQQRVAIARSLCMEPAVMLFDEPTSSLDPEMVAEVLETMTSLARDGMTMVCVTHEMGFARSVADRVIFMDEGRIVEEGKPHDFFTNPQHDRTKLFLSQILKH, encoded by the coding sequence ATGCCGTATCCTGAGCAAAGTTCGGGTCGGAAGTCATCGAGCCAGAGGCAAGTGGCAGTGAGCGAAGCAATCATCGAAGCCAAAAACGTCTCGAAGTGGTACGGTGCCTTCAGAGCATTGACTGATATCAATCTCACCGTCCGCAAAGGCGAACGCGTCGTCATCTGCGGCCCCTCCGGATCGGGAAAGTCGACGCTGGTCCGCTGCTTCAACCGGCTTGAGGCGCACCAGGAGGGCGAGATCACCGTCAATGGGATCAGGTTGCACAGCAAGATGCGCGACGTGGCTGAAGTGCGCAAGAACGTCGGCATGGTGTTCCAGCACTTCAATCTCTTCCCGCATATGACGGTGCTGATGAACTGCATGGCAGCCCCGATGTGGATCAAGGGCGTGCCCGAGGCGGAGGCAAGGAAGATTGCGCTCAAATTCCTCGAGCGCGTACGCATACCCGAGCAGGCGAACAAATTCCCCGGTCAGCTCTCAGGAGGCCAGCAGCAGCGCGTCGCCATTGCCCGGTCGCTCTGCATGGAGCCAGCCGTCATGCTCTTCGATGAGCCGACATCGTCGCTCGATCCGGAGATGGTCGCCGAAGTCCTCGAGACGATGACCAGTCTCGCGCGCGACGGCATGACCATGGTGTGCGTAACCCACGAGATGGGTTTCGCACGCTCTGTCGCGGACCGGGTGATCTTTATGGATGAAGGCCGGATCGTTGAAGAGGGCAAGCCGCACGACTTCTTCACCAATCCGCAGCACGACAGAACAAAGCTATTCCTCAGCCAGATCTTGAAGCACTGA
- a CDS encoding amino acid ABC transporter permease — protein MLYQDTVESEVMVHRPWFIASIFAVVLAVFLAFNLTGTAMGDLMRPVIGEPLESGFYGRFAIAFVIAVIFCLNLILIGFAPLKVQIGVVWFELLILFLAFFETFDLSMPFIWKNLPFLITQGVVTTLYVSAISLVCASTIAIFAAIAKLSSNGFAYAIASFYTSFFRGLPLLMQIYLIYLGLPQLGIVMDAVPSGVLALSLCVGAYMTEIFRSGIASIDRGQWEASRSMGFGFGLTMRRIILPQALPVIIPPTGNMFIGMLKDSSLVSVLGVWELTFLARTLGQATFNHMEMLIAAAIIYWILSICLELIQSRIERYYARSKVR, from the coding sequence ATGCTCTACCAAGATACGGTTGAATCCGAGGTGATGGTCCACAGGCCGTGGTTCATCGCCTCGATCTTCGCGGTTGTGCTCGCAGTGTTTTTGGCGTTCAACCTGACGGGTACGGCCATGGGCGATCTCATGCGGCCGGTCATTGGCGAGCCGCTGGAGAGCGGCTTTTACGGGCGCTTCGCGATCGCGTTTGTGATTGCGGTTATTTTCTGCCTCAATCTCATCCTGATAGGTTTTGCCCCACTAAAGGTGCAAATCGGCGTCGTGTGGTTTGAGTTATTGATCCTGTTTCTCGCGTTCTTCGAGACATTTGACTTAAGCATGCCTTTTATTTGGAAGAATCTGCCATTCCTGATTACGCAGGGTGTGGTGACGACGCTTTACGTTTCGGCGATCTCACTCGTTTGTGCGTCTACTATCGCAATTTTTGCCGCTATTGCAAAACTGTCAAGCAACGGCTTCGCCTACGCCATCGCCAGCTTTTACACGTCGTTTTTCCGCGGCCTGCCGCTTCTGATGCAGATTTATCTGATCTATCTCGGCCTGCCGCAGCTGGGCATCGTGATGGATGCCGTCCCATCAGGCGTGTTGGCACTCTCGCTTTGTGTTGGTGCGTACATGACGGAAATCTTCCGGTCCGGCATTGCGAGCATCGACCGCGGTCAATGGGAGGCGTCCCGGTCCATGGGGTTCGGCTTCGGCCTCACCATGCGCAGGATCATTCTGCCGCAGGCGCTTCCGGTAATCATCCCTCCTACGGGAAACATGTTCATTGGGATGCTGAAGGACAGCTCGCTCGTCTCGGTGCTGGGCGTGTGGGAACTGACGTTCCTTGCTCGCACCCTGGGCCAGGCCACCTTCAACCATATGGAGATGCTGATAGCGGCGGCGATCATCTATTGGATTCTCTCCATCTGCCTCGAGCTGATTCAGTCCAGGATCGAGCGCTACTACGCCAGGAGCAAGGTGCGATGA
- a CDS encoding sarcosine oxidase subunit alpha family protein yields MRRLPTGGRIDRTQPIEFTFDGRAMAGFRGDTLASALLANGVRLVGRSFKYHRPRGIYSAGPEEPNALVTLGAGGRREPNLTATTVELAEGLVAESQNRWPSLKFDAQGLNGLLAPFLSAGFYYKTFMGPTRRAWMFYEHFIRKAAGLGRAGEEPDPDRYEVRHLFADVAVIGAGPAGLSAAMAAGEAGAMVVLVEQDFLAGGTLLSEPADGEAGVWLSRTLARLTDMPNVSMMMRTTAFGTYDGNVLGLVARHSSRTTDPKEGQARQTLLLLRAKSIVYASGAIERPLTFGNNDRPGIMMASAARFYLNRFAVLPGTRVVVATDNDSAYRAAFDLAAAGAEVTIADSRAEPAHEIIEQARHRDIDVRRKSLIANTLGRHAVRAVTLSEPGGVATVRCDLVAVSGGWSPTVHLTSHLGVKPVYHQDTHTFVPGKLGAGQFVAGAVTGGFTRAAAMEEGRRAGAEASAFCGAENSIQQPARSEFTEIQAGPDDNNVYSPLRSAPLHRPYRSGERWLAKRTREGDGKGAKLAVGKAFVDLQMDVTTQDIALAHREGYDSVEHLKRYTTLGMGTDQGKTSNFYALSAMAGLRGMAVPEVGTTTFRPPYTPVAIGALAGRSVGHHYKPIRRTPMHDWHVANGAQMLEGGLWMRPWFYRTSGRDVNEAYVAEMRMVREAAGLMDISTLGKIDVQGPDAAEFLDRVYVNGFARLPVGRARYGIMLRDDGIVFDDGTTTRLGERHFFMTTSTAKAADVMSRLEFLLDTAWPDLRVSVTSVTYEWAAMSVAGPNSRDILAAAFPDLDVSNEALPHMGLLEEQYRDMHLRIIRLSFSGERAYEIYVGASLGNEVWCRLIEAGAPFGLKPYGVEALGALRVEKGHIAGPEIDGRTTLDDLGLSRMVGKRSGYVGEVLGRREAFSDPARPRLVGLRCFEPGKQLHAGAILFRPNESMQGHGLGRITSVTYSPTLDAWVGLGLLAREAAVEGAEIVAAYPITGQAVRARVVSPIFLDPKGERLRG; encoded by the coding sequence ATGAGGCGGCTTCCTACAGGTGGGAGGATCGACCGCACGCAGCCAATCGAATTCACCTTCGACGGCCGGGCGATGGCCGGTTTTCGCGGCGATACGCTCGCCTCGGCGCTGCTGGCAAACGGTGTTCGCCTCGTCGGGCGCAGTTTCAAATATCACCGGCCACGCGGCATCTATTCCGCCGGGCCAGAGGAGCCGAATGCCCTAGTGACACTCGGGGCGGGCGGCCGCCGTGAGCCGAACCTAACGGCGACGACGGTGGAGCTGGCTGAAGGGCTGGTTGCCGAAAGCCAGAACCGCTGGCCGTCGCTCAAGTTCGACGCCCAAGGCCTCAACGGCTTGCTTGCACCCTTCCTGTCGGCAGGCTTCTACTACAAGACCTTCATGGGCCCGACTAGACGGGCCTGGATGTTTTATGAACACTTCATCCGCAAGGCGGCGGGGCTCGGCCGTGCGGGAGAAGAACCCGATCCGGATCGCTACGAAGTCCGCCATCTCTTCGCGGATGTCGCGGTGATCGGTGCGGGGCCAGCGGGACTCTCGGCGGCGATGGCGGCGGGCGAGGCGGGCGCCATGGTGGTCCTCGTGGAGCAGGATTTTCTGGCCGGCGGTACGCTTTTGTCGGAACCGGCGGACGGTGAAGCCGGGGTCTGGCTTTCCAGAACGCTCGCACGGCTCACCGACATGCCGAATGTTTCCATGATGATGCGCACGACGGCGTTCGGCACCTACGACGGCAATGTGCTTGGGCTTGTGGCGCGGCACAGTTCCAGAACCACCGATCCGAAAGAAGGGCAAGCGCGCCAGACGCTACTGCTTCTACGTGCGAAATCGATCGTGTATGCGTCTGGAGCGATCGAGCGGCCGCTTACTTTCGGCAATAATGACCGGCCCGGCATCATGATGGCCTCCGCTGCACGGTTTTATCTGAACCGCTTTGCCGTACTGCCGGGCACACGGGTAGTCGTTGCGACTGACAACGACAGTGCCTACAGAGCAGCCTTCGATCTTGCGGCAGCCGGTGCGGAAGTGACGATAGCTGACAGCCGCGCCGAACCGGCACATGAAATTATTGAACAGGCGCGCCACCGGGACATTGACGTCCGCAGGAAATCGCTTATCGCGAATACTTTGGGGCGTCATGCCGTACGCGCTGTTACACTTTCCGAACCGGGTGGTGTGGCCACGGTCAGATGCGACCTGGTTGCGGTCTCCGGCGGCTGGTCGCCGACCGTGCATTTGACTTCCCATCTCGGGGTGAAGCCGGTCTACCACCAAGACACCCACACTTTTGTTCCCGGTAAGCTCGGAGCGGGGCAGTTCGTGGCCGGTGCTGTGACGGGAGGCTTCACCAGAGCCGCTGCTATGGAGGAGGGGCGTCGTGCAGGGGCCGAGGCATCTGCGTTCTGCGGCGCAGAGAATTCGATCCAGCAGCCGGCCAGGTCGGAATTTACTGAGATCCAGGCGGGACCTGATGACAACAATGTCTACTCCCCACTTCGCTCGGCACCTCTTCATCGCCCTTATCGATCCGGGGAGAGGTGGCTCGCGAAGCGAACCCGCGAGGGGGACGGAAAAGGGGCGAAACTTGCCGTAGGCAAGGCCTTCGTAGACCTACAGATGGATGTGACGACGCAAGACATAGCTCTCGCTCACCGGGAGGGTTACGACTCAGTCGAGCACCTGAAGCGCTACACGACACTCGGCATGGGTACCGACCAGGGCAAGACCAGTAATTTCTATGCCCTTTCGGCCATGGCCGGCCTGCGCGGCATGGCGGTTCCGGAAGTTGGCACCACGACGTTCCGGCCGCCCTATACACCGGTCGCCATTGGCGCGCTGGCCGGGCGCAGTGTTGGCCATCACTATAAGCCGATCCGGCGCACGCCAATGCATGACTGGCATGTCGCCAACGGCGCGCAGATGCTGGAGGGCGGGCTTTGGATGCGGCCCTGGTTCTATCGTACTTCCGGTCGCGACGTAAACGAGGCCTACGTCGCTGAGATGCGGATGGTGCGCGAGGCGGCCGGGCTAATGGATATCTCTACGCTCGGCAAGATCGACGTACAGGGACCGGACGCGGCCGAATTCCTTGACCGGGTCTATGTTAACGGCTTTGCCAGGCTGCCGGTTGGCCGCGCACGCTACGGCATAATGTTGCGCGACGATGGCATCGTCTTTGACGATGGCACCACGACCCGGCTCGGTGAGCGGCACTTCTTCATGACGACGTCGACCGCGAAGGCCGCGGACGTCATGTCCCGGCTCGAATTCCTGCTCGATACTGCTTGGCCCGACCTTCGCGTTTCGGTGACTTCGGTCACGTACGAATGGGCAGCGATGTCGGTCGCCGGTCCGAACAGCCGCGATATCCTGGCCGCCGCGTTTCCGGACTTAGACGTCTCGAATGAGGCGCTGCCACATATGGGGCTCCTCGAAGAGCAATATCGCGACATGCACCTGCGCATTATCCGCCTTAGCTTTTCAGGCGAGCGGGCTTACGAGATCTATGTCGGCGCGAGCTTGGGCAACGAGGTGTGGTGCCGGCTGATTGAGGCCGGGGCGCCTTTCGGCCTGAAGCCTTACGGCGTTGAGGCCTTGGGCGCCCTGCGCGTCGAGAAAGGCCATATCGCGGGGCCGGAGATCGACGGCAGGACAACGCTCGACGACCTAGGGCTCAGCCGCATGGTGGGCAAGCGCAGCGGCTATGTGGGGGAGGTGCTTGGCCGTCGCGAGGCCTTTAGCGACCCGGCGCGCCCGCGGTTAGTTGGGCTGCGCTGCTTCGAACCCGGGAAGCAGCTGCACGCCGGCGCAATCCTGTTCAGGCCTAACGAGTCGATGCAGGGCCACGGTCTCGGCCGCATCACCTCGGTGACATACAGCCCCACGCTCGACGCTTGGGTGGGGCTCGGACTGCTTGCCCGGGAGGCAGCGGTGGAGGGCGCCGAGATCGTCGCTGCTTATCCGATCACCGGCCAGGCTGTGCGGGCCCGGGTAGTCTCACCCATATTCCTCGATCCGAAAGGAGAGCGGCTCCGTGGCTGA
- a CDS encoding M20/M25/M40 family metallo-hydrolase — MHVDAIVQHLLGRQNKILDRLCAFLRLPSVSTDPAFIGGMRDAQTFLVNWLKHMGLSDVQLLDGGGHPAVYGAWNGAPGKPTLLIYGHYDVQPPDPLEDWVTPPFEPTIRDGRLYARGASDVKGSTAIALETIAAFLKVRGACPVNVKVFLEGEEETSSPSLRAIVEQYGDLLQADGMISADGARAHPEIPTINVGSRGIVEFEISIRTADKDLHSGRYGGAVRNAAHEMARIIASLHDEDGAIAIPGLLSALPSVSDHARAETARFPFDGAAFVKDVGARAHGEHGFSIREQLTLRPALDVNGMWAGYTGVGGKTVIPSTAHAKLSIRIVSGQDPDQVADTLKAHLRAVCPPDVELSIGDPGTGSRAFNLPTEHPLVLAAKKVLSDATGQEPLLVRLGASIPITVIFQELLGVQTLMFGFALPDEDIHSPNEFFRLVSLVEGLSAWPRLLELVGERSADEFRSMATAAEKADISACFR; from the coding sequence ATGCATGTAGATGCAATCGTTCAGCACCTGCTCGGTCGCCAGAACAAGATTTTGGATAGACTTTGCGCCTTCTTGCGCCTGCCAAGTGTAAGCACAGACCCAGCTTTCATAGGAGGGATGCGCGATGCGCAAACGTTTCTAGTGAACTGGCTCAAGCACATGGGTTTGAGCGACGTCCAGCTTCTCGATGGCGGCGGCCATCCAGCCGTTTACGGAGCTTGGAACGGTGCGCCCGGAAAACCTACTTTACTCATTTATGGACATTACGATGTTCAGCCCCCCGATCCGCTAGAAGATTGGGTAACCCCACCTTTCGAACCGACCATCCGCGATGGACGACTCTACGCGCGCGGTGCATCTGACGTGAAGGGCTCGACTGCAATCGCACTCGAAACTATCGCTGCCTTTCTGAAAGTCCGAGGCGCCTGCCCTGTGAACGTCAAAGTCTTTTTAGAGGGGGAAGAGGAAACCAGCAGTCCAAGTTTGCGCGCGATAGTGGAACAATACGGCGACTTGCTGCAGGCTGATGGAATGATTTCCGCTGATGGCGCACGAGCGCATCCCGAAATTCCGACGATCAATGTCGGCTCGCGCGGAATTGTAGAGTTTGAGATTTCAATTCGAACAGCCGACAAGGACCTTCATTCTGGTCGTTACGGCGGCGCGGTCCGGAACGCCGCACATGAGATGGCGAGGATCATCGCTTCGTTACATGACGAGGATGGCGCGATCGCAATCCCGGGATTGCTGTCGGCCCTACCTTCCGTCTCAGACCACGCCCGAGCTGAGACCGCCAGATTTCCCTTCGATGGCGCCGCCTTCGTCAAGGATGTTGGCGCGCGCGCCCACGGAGAACATGGCTTCTCGATACGTGAGCAGCTGACGCTTCGACCGGCCTTGGACGTAAACGGAATGTGGGCAGGTTACACGGGGGTCGGCGGCAAAACGGTAATCCCAAGTACTGCCCACGCTAAGCTGTCGATAAGAATCGTGTCCGGGCAGGACCCTGACCAGGTCGCAGATACGCTCAAGGCTCATCTGCGTGCTGTTTGCCCCCCGGATGTTGAGCTCTCGATCGGCGACCCGGGAACTGGGAGCCGCGCCTTCAACCTGCCTACCGAGCACCCACTGGTGCTTGCGGCAAAAAAAGTCTTGTCCGACGCGACGGGTCAAGAGCCGCTGCTTGTTCGACTAGGCGCGTCAATTCCCATCACTGTGATATTCCAAGAGTTGCTCGGCGTCCAGACACTAATGTTCGGCTTCGCCCTTCCCGATGAGGATATTCATTCGCCCAACGAATTCTTCCGGTTGGTCTCGCTGGTGGAAGGCCTTTCTGCGTGGCCAAGGTTGCTAGAGCTAGTCGGTGAGCGCAGCGCCGATGAGTTCCGGTCGATGGCCACAGCGGCTGAGAAGGCGGACATTTCAGCCTGCTTCAGATGA